The following are from one region of the Salvia splendens isolate huo1 chromosome 2, SspV2, whole genome shotgun sequence genome:
- the LOC121785851 gene encoding transcriptional corepressor SEUSS-like isoform X2 has product MSGDKRKMVPQGPPAPLGGGQPVPPSLLRANSGLLGSQGGGNGMPSQNAFPSLVSPRNQFNNMNPIGNAPNVSMLHQSFGNGGPRSGPGITQRGLLGDGAESDPLSGIGNGMGYNQPSSSYMSSPMALNPNPSGQAQGQQQFSNNSSGQMLTDQQQAQQLDAQNFQHNQQQLQQFSGPSSTQQQQQQQQYQGMHAGLGGGGHLKLEPQVTNEQTPQQLQTMRNLGPVKLEPQQLHNMRGLGPVKMAPQQSDSSLFMHQQQQQHHLLSRQSSQAGVAAQILHQQRLMQIQQHQLLKSMPQQRSQLQSQFQNQNLPIRSPVKPVYEPGTCARRLTHYMYQQQHRPEDNSIEFWRKFVAEYFVPNAKKKWCVSMYGSGRQTNGVFPQDIWHCEICNRRPGRGFEATAEVLPRLFKIKYESGTLEELLYVDMPREYQNSYGQIVLDYAKAIQESVFEQLRVVRDGQLRIVFSPDLKICSWEFCARRHEELIPRRLLIPQVSQLGAAAQKCQAATSNTSSSSSVSELQNNCNTFVASARQLAKALEVPLVNDLGYTKRYVRCLQISEVVNSMKDLIDYSCGTGTGPMESLTKFPQRTKAGFQGQPQRNEGQQQEQTMGQNASNPGQAAVMQLAAASNGMPSVSNTTNTGPTTSTSNIAVLLHQNSINSRHQNPVSNANSPYGGGNSAQMQSPGSSVTMRQSQSAPSPFQSPAPSSSNNPQPSPYGGGLSGAPANSPNVSMQQPSLSGDADAHDSKSSVQKIIHDMMMSSQLGGAGMMGTGSTSGDMKNVNGMLSANNSAAMNGINSLAGHGVAAGNHSMGGLGFGSLSNGHGQSTSANGVRSAVGNNTMPVNGRLGLPMTREQSLSQQEDLGSQLHNA; this is encoded by the exons ATGTCCGGCGACAAA CGGAAAATGGTGCCACAGGGGCCTCCAGCCCCACTTGGTGGAGGCCAGCCAGTTCCACCTTCTTTGTTAAGAGCAAATTCCGGGCTTTTGGGCAGTCAGGGGGGTGGCAATGGCATGCCTTCTCAAAATGCATTTCCATCTCTGGTGTCGCCCCGAAATCAGTTTAATAACATGAACCCGATTGGGAATGCTCCCAATGTATCTATGCTCCATCAGTCATTTGGAAATGGGGGCCCGCGTTCTGGCCCTGGTATCACCCAGAGAGGGCTTCTTGGTGATGGGGCAGAGTCTGATCCACTTTCTGGCATCGGAAACGGGATGGGATATAATCAGCCTTCCTCATCTTATATGTCTTCACCTATGGCGTTGAACCCAAATCCATCCGGTCAAGCTCAAGGCCAGCAGCAGTTCTCAAATAATTCAAGCGGCCAAATGTTGACAGACCAGCAACAAGCTCAGCAGCTTGATGCTCAGAATTTCCAACATAATCAGCAGCAGTTGCAGCAGTTTTCTGGTCCGAGCAGTACCCAacaacagcagcagcaacagcaATATCAAGGAATGCATGCTGGATTAGGAGGCGGTGGCCATCTTAAGTTAGAGCCTCAAGTAACTAATGAGCAAACACCACAGCAGTTACAAACTATGCGTAACCTTGGTCCTGTGAAATTGGAACCTCAGCAACTACACAATATGAGAGGCTTGGGTCCTGTCAAGATGGCACCCCAGCAGTCTGACTCGTCTCTGTTTATGCATCAGCAACAACAGCAGCATCACCTCCTGTCAAGACAGTCCTCTCAGGCAGGTGTGGCTGCACAGATTTTGCATCAACAGAGGCTTATGCAAATTCAGCAACATCAACTATTAAAATCCATGCCTCAACAAAGATCCCAGCTGCAATCTCAGTTTCAAAACCAGAATTTGCCTATTAGGTCCCCTGTAAAACCCGTCTATGAGCCTGGAACGTGTGCCAGAAGGCTAACTCATTATATGTACCAGCAGCAACATAGACCTGAA GACAACAGTATAGAGTTCTGGAGGAAATTTGTAGCTGAATATTTTGTACCTAATGCAAAGAAAAAATGGTGTGTCTCAATGTATGGAAGTGGTCGTCAAACTAATGGAGTTTTCCCTCAG GATATTTGGCATTGTGAAATCTGCAATCGCAGGCCTGGTCGTGGATTCG AGGCAACTGCTGAGGTACTGCCCAGActcttcaaaataaaatatgaaagcgGTACTTTAGAAGAACTCCTCTATGTCGACATGCCTCGGGAATATCAGAATTCATATGGCCAAATTGTTCTGGATTATGCAAAAGCGATACAGGAGAGCGTCTTTGAGCAGCTTCGTGTTGTTCGGGACGGTCAGCTTCGAATTGTTTTCTCTCCTGACCTTAAG ATATGCTCGTGGGAGTTTTGTGCTCGACGTCATGAAGAGCTTATTCCTAGAAGATTGCTGATTCCCCAG GTTAGTCAACTTGGTGCCGCTGCCCAAAAATGCCAGGCTGCTACCTCAAATACATCCTCCAGCTCATCTGTTTCTGAGCTACAAAATAACTGCAATAC GTTTGTAGCTTCAGCTCGTCAGCTCGCTAAAGCATTGGAAGTTCCTCTAGTAAACGATTTAGGATATACCAAGAGATATGTGCGTTGCCTGCAG ATATCAGAAGTGGTGAATAGCATGAAAGATCTGATAGATTATAGCTGCGGAACTGGAACAGGTCCTATGG AGAGCTTGACCAAATTTCCTCAAAGAACAAAAGCTGGGTTTCAAGGTCAACCTCAGCGAAACGAGGGTCAGCAGCAGGAGCAAACGATGGGCCAAAATGCAAGCAATCCTGGACAGGCTGCTGTTATGCAACTTGCTGCTGCTAGTAATGGCATGCCAAGTGTGAGTAACACTACAAACACAGGGCCCACAACTTCTACTAGCAACATTGccgtgctgcttcaccagaatTCGATCAACTCCCGACATCAAAACCCTGTTTCTAATGCAAACAGTCCCTATGGAGGAGGTAACAGTGCACAGATGCAATCCCCGGGCTCTTCAGTCACAATGCGGCAATCTCAGTCTGCTCCTTCCCCTTTCCAATCACCTGCGCCATCATCTTCTAATAACCCACAGCCATCTCCATATGGTGGTGGTTTATCAGGAGCTCCTGCAAACTCACCAAATGTTTCGATGCAACAACCTTCTCTATCTGGTGACGCAGATGCACATGATTCAAAAAGCTCTGTACAGAAAATTATACATGACATGATGATGTCTTCACAGCTCGGAGGGGCTGGCATGATGGGTACAGGATCAACGAGTGGTGACATGAAAAATGTTAATGGAATGTTGTCAGCAAACAACAGTGCTGCTATGAACGGCATCAACAGTTTAGCAGGTCATGGAGTAGCCGCTGGCAACCATTCGATGGGTGGTTTGGGATTTGGGAGCCTCAGCAATGGACATGGCCAATCCACATCGGCAAATGGGGTCCGATCAGCGGTTGGCAATAACACCATGCCCGTGAATGGGAGATTAGGTTTGCCAATGACACGGGAGCAGAGCTTGAGCCAACAAGAAGATTTAGGCAGCCAGCTGCATAATG CTTAA
- the LOC121785851 gene encoding transcriptional corepressor SEUSS-like isoform X1, which produces MSGDKRKMVPQGPPAPLGGGQPVPPSLLRANSGLLGSQGGGNGMPSQNAFPSLVSPRNQFNNMNPIGNAPNVSMLHQSFGNGGPRSGPGITQRGLLGDGAESDPLSGIGNGMGYNQPSSSYMSSPMALNPNPSGQAQGQQQFSNNSSGQMLTDQQQAQQLDAQNFQHNQQQLQQFSGPSSTQQQQQQQQYQGMHAGLGGGGHLKLEPQVTNEQTPQQLQTMRNLGPVKLEPQQLHNMRGLGPVKMAPQQSDSSLFMHQQQQQHHLLSRQSSQAGVAAQILHQQRLMQIQQHQLLKSMPQQRSQLQSQFQNQNLPIRSPVKPVYEPGTCARRLTHYMYQQQHRPEDNSIEFWRKFVAEYFVPNAKKKWCVSMYGSGRQTNGVFPQDIWHCEICNRRPGRGFEATAEVLPRLFKIKYESGTLEELLYVDMPREYQNSYGQIVLDYAKAIQESVFEQLRVVRDGQLRIVFSPDLKICSWEFCARRHEELIPRRLLIPQVSQLGAAAQKCQAATSNTSSSSSVSELQNNCNTFVASARQLAKALEVPLVNDLGYTKRYVRCLQISEVVNSMKDLIDYSCGTGTGPMESLTKFPQRTKAGFQGQPQRNEGQQQEQTMGQNASNPGQAAVMQLAAASNGMPSVSNTTNTGPTTSTSNIAVLLHQNSINSRHQNPVSNANSPYGGGNSAQMQSPGSSVTMRQSQSAPSPFQSPAPSSSNNPQPSPYGGGLSGAPANSPNVSMQQPSLSGDADAHDSKSSVQKIIHDMMMSSQLGGAGMMGTGSTSGDMKNVNGMLSANNSAAMNGINSLAGHGVAAGNHSMGGLGFGSLSNGHGQSTSANGVRSAVGNNTMPVNGRLGLPMTREQSLSQQEDLGSQLHNGMGTVNGFHDLQFDWKSSP; this is translated from the exons ATGTCCGGCGACAAA CGGAAAATGGTGCCACAGGGGCCTCCAGCCCCACTTGGTGGAGGCCAGCCAGTTCCACCTTCTTTGTTAAGAGCAAATTCCGGGCTTTTGGGCAGTCAGGGGGGTGGCAATGGCATGCCTTCTCAAAATGCATTTCCATCTCTGGTGTCGCCCCGAAATCAGTTTAATAACATGAACCCGATTGGGAATGCTCCCAATGTATCTATGCTCCATCAGTCATTTGGAAATGGGGGCCCGCGTTCTGGCCCTGGTATCACCCAGAGAGGGCTTCTTGGTGATGGGGCAGAGTCTGATCCACTTTCTGGCATCGGAAACGGGATGGGATATAATCAGCCTTCCTCATCTTATATGTCTTCACCTATGGCGTTGAACCCAAATCCATCCGGTCAAGCTCAAGGCCAGCAGCAGTTCTCAAATAATTCAAGCGGCCAAATGTTGACAGACCAGCAACAAGCTCAGCAGCTTGATGCTCAGAATTTCCAACATAATCAGCAGCAGTTGCAGCAGTTTTCTGGTCCGAGCAGTACCCAacaacagcagcagcaacagcaATATCAAGGAATGCATGCTGGATTAGGAGGCGGTGGCCATCTTAAGTTAGAGCCTCAAGTAACTAATGAGCAAACACCACAGCAGTTACAAACTATGCGTAACCTTGGTCCTGTGAAATTGGAACCTCAGCAACTACACAATATGAGAGGCTTGGGTCCTGTCAAGATGGCACCCCAGCAGTCTGACTCGTCTCTGTTTATGCATCAGCAACAACAGCAGCATCACCTCCTGTCAAGACAGTCCTCTCAGGCAGGTGTGGCTGCACAGATTTTGCATCAACAGAGGCTTATGCAAATTCAGCAACATCAACTATTAAAATCCATGCCTCAACAAAGATCCCAGCTGCAATCTCAGTTTCAAAACCAGAATTTGCCTATTAGGTCCCCTGTAAAACCCGTCTATGAGCCTGGAACGTGTGCCAGAAGGCTAACTCATTATATGTACCAGCAGCAACATAGACCTGAA GACAACAGTATAGAGTTCTGGAGGAAATTTGTAGCTGAATATTTTGTACCTAATGCAAAGAAAAAATGGTGTGTCTCAATGTATGGAAGTGGTCGTCAAACTAATGGAGTTTTCCCTCAG GATATTTGGCATTGTGAAATCTGCAATCGCAGGCCTGGTCGTGGATTCG AGGCAACTGCTGAGGTACTGCCCAGActcttcaaaataaaatatgaaagcgGTACTTTAGAAGAACTCCTCTATGTCGACATGCCTCGGGAATATCAGAATTCATATGGCCAAATTGTTCTGGATTATGCAAAAGCGATACAGGAGAGCGTCTTTGAGCAGCTTCGTGTTGTTCGGGACGGTCAGCTTCGAATTGTTTTCTCTCCTGACCTTAAG ATATGCTCGTGGGAGTTTTGTGCTCGACGTCATGAAGAGCTTATTCCTAGAAGATTGCTGATTCCCCAG GTTAGTCAACTTGGTGCCGCTGCCCAAAAATGCCAGGCTGCTACCTCAAATACATCCTCCAGCTCATCTGTTTCTGAGCTACAAAATAACTGCAATAC GTTTGTAGCTTCAGCTCGTCAGCTCGCTAAAGCATTGGAAGTTCCTCTAGTAAACGATTTAGGATATACCAAGAGATATGTGCGTTGCCTGCAG ATATCAGAAGTGGTGAATAGCATGAAAGATCTGATAGATTATAGCTGCGGAACTGGAACAGGTCCTATGG AGAGCTTGACCAAATTTCCTCAAAGAACAAAAGCTGGGTTTCAAGGTCAACCTCAGCGAAACGAGGGTCAGCAGCAGGAGCAAACGATGGGCCAAAATGCAAGCAATCCTGGACAGGCTGCTGTTATGCAACTTGCTGCTGCTAGTAATGGCATGCCAAGTGTGAGTAACACTACAAACACAGGGCCCACAACTTCTACTAGCAACATTGccgtgctgcttcaccagaatTCGATCAACTCCCGACATCAAAACCCTGTTTCTAATGCAAACAGTCCCTATGGAGGAGGTAACAGTGCACAGATGCAATCCCCGGGCTCTTCAGTCACAATGCGGCAATCTCAGTCTGCTCCTTCCCCTTTCCAATCACCTGCGCCATCATCTTCTAATAACCCACAGCCATCTCCATATGGTGGTGGTTTATCAGGAGCTCCTGCAAACTCACCAAATGTTTCGATGCAACAACCTTCTCTATCTGGTGACGCAGATGCACATGATTCAAAAAGCTCTGTACAGAAAATTATACATGACATGATGATGTCTTCACAGCTCGGAGGGGCTGGCATGATGGGTACAGGATCAACGAGTGGTGACATGAAAAATGTTAATGGAATGTTGTCAGCAAACAACAGTGCTGCTATGAACGGCATCAACAGTTTAGCAGGTCATGGAGTAGCCGCTGGCAACCATTCGATGGGTGGTTTGGGATTTGGGAGCCTCAGCAATGGACATGGCCAATCCACATCGGCAAATGGGGTCCGATCAGCGGTTGGCAATAACACCATGCCCGTGAATGGGAGATTAGGTTTGCCAATGACACGGGAGCAGAGCTTGAGCCAACAAGAAGATTTAGGCAGCCAGCTGCATAATGGTATGGGGACAGTCAACGGGTTCCATGATCTTCAGTTTGACTGGAAATCATCTCCTTGA
- the LOC121785866 gene encoding scarecrow-like protein 1 — protein MWMEVNLRCFVLEYCFASSTTILKLRMPLVRAAAVMGSHGCCSVKDADITSETSISMFGSDATCTTQSSSVELEYELDSQSHDVVGYDSDKMKLKLQELEKVLLDDNAANDDNQSMEIEGGLSDTTCYALHHDSTMESSSSDSVLSIISTPRELSFTTPKSLLFECAAAIQNGYCHEASQMIDVLRQRVSIQGEPSDRIAAYMVEALVARMATSGRGIYKALKCKSPPSSDRLSAMQVLFEACPCFRFGFMAANGAILETCRYETRVHIIDFDINQGSQYYTLLQTLAETPGKRPHVRLTGVDDPESVQRSVGGLNIIGERLVQHAKDLQLSFEFHAVAAETALVSPSMLGCQPGEALVVNFAFQLHHLPDESVSTTNLRDQLLRMVKSLRPKLVTLVEQDVNTNTSPFLLRFAEAYNYYSAVFASLDATLGRDNQDRINVEKHCLARDIINVVACEGEERIERYEVAGKWKARMSMAGFNPRPISGNVYGEIQKLIKQYSDRYKVKQETGTLHFGWEDKMLILSSAWT, from the exons ATGTGGATGGAGGTAAATTTGAG gtgttttgttcttgaaTACTGTTTTGCTTCTTCAACAACAATCTTGAAGTTAAGGATGCCTTTAGTAAGAGCTGCTGCAGTTATGGGAAGCCACGGGTGTTGCTCAGTGAAGGATGCGGATATCACCTCTGAAACATCAATTTCCATGTTTGGCTCGGATGCTACGTGTACTACTCAATCTTCGAGTGTTGAACTTGAATACGAATTGGATAGTCAAAGTCATGACGTGGTTGGCTACGACAGTGACAAGATGAAACTAAAGCTTCAAGAACTCGAGAAGGTGCTTCTTGATGATAATGCTGCCAATGATGACAACCAGAGTATGGAAATCGAAGGCGGGTTGTCCGACACCACATGTTATGCCTTACATCACGACTCAACGATGGAATCTTCGTCTTCAGATTCCGTTCTTAGCATCATAAGTACCCCTAGGGAGTTATCATTCACTACTCCGAAGAGCTTGCTTTTTGAGTGTGCTGCTGCAATCCAGAACGGGTACTGCCATGAGGCGTCACAGATGATAGATGTTCTCCGGCAGAGGGTCTCTATCCAGGGAGAACCGTCTGATCGGATTGCAGCTTACATGGTGGAGGCACTGGTGGCCCGAATGGCCACATCTGGAAGAGGTATTTACAAAGCTTTGAAATGCAAAAGCCCGCCCTCATCTGACCGGCTCTCTGCAATGCAAGTCCTCTTTGAGGCGTGCCCGTGCTTCAGATTCGGGTTCATGGCTGCAAACGGAGCGATACTGGAGACGTGTAGATACGAGACGCGAGTCCACATTATCGACTTTGATATCAACCAAGGGAGTCAGTATTATACACTGCTGCAGACACTGGCCGAGACTCCTGGTAAACGGCCTCATGTGCGATTAACGGGCGTGGACGACCCAGAATCAGTCCAGCGCAGCGTAGGAGGGCTGAATATAATAGGGGAGAGGCTCGTGCAGCACGCCAAAGACTTGCAGCTCTCGTTCGAGTTCCACGCTGTGGCTGCAGAGACGGCTCTGGTTTCCCCATCAATGCTTGGCTGCCAGCCAGGCGAAGCATTGGTCGTGAACTTTGCCTTTCAGCTCCACCACCTGCCTGACGAGAGTGTGTCAACTACAAACCTCCGAGACCAGCTGCTCCGGATGGTTAAGAGCTTGAGACCGAAGCTTGTCACTCTAGTCGAGCAGGATGTGAACACGAACACCAGCCCATTCTTGCTGAGATTCGCTGAGGCGTATAATTACTACTCTGCGGTGTTTGCATCTCTGGACGCTACTCTCGGAAGGGACAACCAGGACCGGATAAACGTGGAGAAGCACTGCCTGGCTCGTGATATCATCAACGTCGTTGCATGTGAAGGAGAAGAGAGGATAGAGCGGTATGAAGTTGCCGGGAAATGGAAAGCGAGGATGAGCATGGCTGGTTTCAACCCGCGGCCGATCAGTGGGAACGTGTACGGTGAGATCCAGAAGCTCATAAAACAATACTCGGACCGGTACAAGGTTAAGCAAGAGACGGGGACGCTCCATTTCGGGTGGGAGGACAAGATGTTGATCCTCAGCTCGGCGTGGACCTGA